The genomic stretch GAGAAAAACCGGTGCGTCCCCGAGAAATCTTAAGGTGGAAATTACCGAAAGCGCTCTTGCCTACGATCTCGAGTTGGTGGAGGAAACACTTCGAACCCTGAGAAGCATGGGAATACGGATCTCCCTCGATGATTTCGGCACGGGTTATTCGTCCCTCGGCTACTTGAAGCGCCTATCTCTGGATGAGCTGAAAATTGATCAGGGGTTTGTGCGAGACATCCTGGATGATCCCAATGATGCGGCTATCGCAGAGACCATCCTGGCCCTGGCCTCTGCGCTCAAACTGTCAGCGGTGGCCGAAGGTGTGGAAACCAAAGGGCAGCTGGAACGCCTTGTTCGCATGGGGTGCACCCGCTTTCAGGGCTACCATTTCAGCCGCCCGCTTCCGGCGCTGGAGTTCGAGAGGTTGATTGAGCAAGCAAGCGGAGATCGAAAGAGAAGGGCTTGGTAGTTCGCATCCTATCTGTATAAACTGGTGCCTTGCTTCTAATCCATTTCAAACAACATTGAGACCAGTCTCTTATGGCAATCTGGACCAGCACCCCGAACCTTGAACACCTTGCCAAAGCCAGCGAAAACACCGCGGTCAGCTACATGGGTATCGAGTACCTTGAAATTGGCGACGACTATGTCAAAGGCCGCATGCCTGTTGATGAGCGTACCGTGCAGCCTTTTGGCATTTTGCATGGAGGCGCATCGGTGCTGCTGGCGGAAACCCTTGGCAGTATGGCGGCCAATTGCTGCCTGAAGAACCCGGACACTGTCGCTGTTGGACTGGATATCAACGCCAATCACATCCGCCCGGTCACCAAGGGCTGGGTGTATGGCACGGCGAGGCCAGTTCACATCGGTAGTGCCACTCAGGTATGGGAAATTCTGCTTGAGAACGAAGAGGGGAAGACAACCTGTATTTCCCGGCTGACCATGGCGGTCACGAAGCGGCCGGGGTGAGTTGCTACGGGTGCGTTTCAGGGCTTGACGCGCACCCGACCCCTGCCAAGGGCCTTTGACTCATACATCGCGCTGTCCGCCCTTGCCATAAGATTCTCGAGGTTTGGCTCGTCCGGGTGAAGGGATGAAATGCCGAAACTGGCGGTTGGCCGGATACGAACATCATGATATCGGACTGGTGTTTCATGCATGACGCCCAGTAGACGTTCTGCCAGTTCCGAAGCCTGAGCCGCATGAGCATCGCCGAGTAGGATCGCGAACTCTTCGCCACCAATGCGCGCCGCAATATCCGCCTCACGAACGTTGCTCATCAGAACCCGCCCCACGTGCCGCAATACTTCATCTCCGGCATCGTGGCCGTGGTTATCATTGATCTTTTTGAAGTGGTCCAGATCAAACATGATGATCGCCAGAGGCGAGCCGTTTCTTCGGGTCTGTTTCAACAGCTGATTGCCCAGTTCGAAAAAGGCTCTTCTGTTGTGAAGCCCGGTAAGGTCGTCCTCCAGAGCAGCGGCCCGGGCCTTTGCATGGGCCTCCTTTAGCGCCAGCTCCATCTCCTTCCGGTCGGTGATGTCTGTAGCAATTTCGAGGCGGACCAGTCGGCCGTCTATCCAGGGAATTGCCTGATCCCGGCATTGGTACCAACGGTTGTCCAGTCGATTCTGGAATTCCCAGATATGCGGGGGAGATGGATTGCCTTCAGAATCAATCAGCAGGTGATTGGTGCAGAAGTCGCAGGGGCTGGCGTTATTCTGCAGGACTTCCCAGCACTTTTTCCCATCTATAGAGCCCCAGATTCTTCGGCCATAAGCGTTCATGTAAAGGAGCTCATGGGTTTCGAAATCAGAGACGTAAACCAGGGCGTCCAGATTGTCGAGTACGGCCCTGAGACCTTCGGCCGGAGTAATCTCCGAAATGCCAGAACCTTCTGGAGCGGCCGGAATGTTGAGAGAGGGAATGCCGGAGTTCATGTTTTGATGTGCCGGAATCTGTTTGAAAAGCAGTATAGCAGGGCATTCCGGGTTAGAAAGTAACAGACTGTCCCTTTATGTGGCGCCAGTACTAAGGCGTGGAGTGGTTACAATCAGCCCCTGATCGACAAACTCCTGGAGTACTATGTTGTAGGTACCATCCGGGACCTCCCGGGCAATGCGGTAGATTTCGCCTGAGGCATCTTCGGGACTGACCTTAAGGTCTACCGTCCGATAGGGGGCCATCACGCTTTTGTCAGACTCCCTGACCAGCAGAACGCAAGGCTTGAGTTTATGCTCCGGCCGGCTCTCCACAACGATGCCAACCTCGCCGTTGACCATCTCGACGATGGACCCTGGCGGGTACACCCCGATCATCTGGATGAAGGCATCCGCCAGCTCTTCATCGAACTGGGTGCCGCGGTGCTTGTGAATAATTTCCAGCGCCTGCATTGAGGCCCGCCCCTTGTCGTAGACCCGGTTGCTGGTAATGGCATCGTAGGTGTCCACCAATCCTATGATCTTGGCAAAGTAGGGGATTTGCTGGGCGTAAAGGCCCCGGGGATAGCCTGAACCATCCATCCGCTCGTGGTGGCTGAATGCCACATCCACGGCGGTGTTCAGGGAATTGCTGGTCCCCATCAGTATGGTGCGGCCGTGGGTGGTGTGGTGACGCATAACGTCGAACTCTTTCGGTGTCAGTGCTCCCGGCTTGTTGAGGATCTCATCGGGAATCCGGGTCTTGCCGACATCATGGAGCAGGCCACACAGGGCCAGATTGCGGATTTCTCCTTCAAGCAATCCAAGGTGTTTGCCAAAGGCAGCGGCCAAAATGGACACATTGATGCAGTGCTCGGCGGTGTACTCATCCTGGTGCTTGATCTTGGTGAGCAGCAACAGGGCGTTTTCATTGCGGAGTACGCTCTCCACACAGTGGTTCACCACTGTCCGGGCATTGTTCAGATCCAGGGTACGGCCAACCCTGAGTCCGGACATGATCGATTTGGCGGTTTTCTGGGCCTCCTCGAAGCGTATGATCGCCGTTTCCATCTCCTGTCCGGCGTCGATTTTGTTGATGTACCTGACACGCTTGCGGGGCGGTACAGGTTTATGGGCATCCTGCTCGGATTCGGTGACCTGTTTTCTGCGGAAAAGCCCCATCAGACCTGAAGACTTGCGGCCGTTGCCATTTCCGTACTTCGGCAACGGTGCGCCATCGATACGACCTTCGATGAACACGAAATCACACTGTGCCCGCAGCGCATCAATGTCCGCCTGGTCACGAATAACAAAGCCCTGAATCAGGAAGTTGGTATCTTCCCAGGGGCGGTCCAGTCGGATGACATGCATGCCGATGGCAAGTTCTGATACGTCGACCTGGCTTTCAACAATTTCCTGATGCGGTGCACTCATACTCTGATCCTGAATCCCTGGAGCACTATTTTGAGGCAAAAAACCTCTGACAGGATGGACCGGATTGCAAAATCTGGTCAAATAATGTTCATTCAACAGGTTGGCGGCCGGTTTCGTCGGGGTTGTGTTTCCGGGCTCGGCGTCGCTCAGAGGGGGTCTTCCAATGACTGACCATCGTTCCTTTCATCTCTGGTGGCTTGCACTGGCTGCGGCGCTTATCCCGCTGTTAACCATCCATATCACGTTTTCCGTTTCAGTGCTGGAAGGGCATGTGGAGCTATGCAATCCATACTGGGACAGCTGCACCAGCATCAGCCGGACTGGTCGTCACGGCACCTCCTACTTCATTTTCAAAGGTACCATGCTGCCGGCGGCTCTGTTGGGCATTCTGTTCTGGTGGCTTAACGGTCGGTGGCTGCGCCAGCTCGGCGTTCATTCCAGCGGTGTGGCCTGGGTCCCCTGGCTGGGCCTGGTGGCCAGCGTCTCGCTCGGCGCCTATACCCTGGCTCTGGGACACGCCGGGGACGGCTTCAACCTGATCCGCCGTATTGGCGTGGTTCTGTATTTCTCGCTCACGTTCATCTGTGAGCTGCTGGTCAGTTCCGGATTGCGCAGCCATCCGTTGTGGAAGAACACGGGCATGAGGCTGCTGAATCTTTGCCAGCTTATTCTGGCGGTAGGCATTCTTTCAGTCATCCTGAATGGCGTGGCGCCCGAGTTCTACAGCCGCAAGGACGATGCATTCGAGTGGATTCTGGCGTTCCTGATCAATGCTCACGCGCTCTGGCTGGCTTTGCTGTGGAAGAAAAACCGATTCCGCGTGCGCCTCTGGGCCGATTCCTAGAGTGAGATCAGCCCGCGAATCAGCGCCGCCGTTCCGGCGATGGCAGCGATACCGAGAATTACCGGGCGAAGCCCCTCGAAGGGCATACGGTGGACCAGCTTGCCTGACAGCCAGAAGCCCAGGAATACTCCAGGAAAAGTAACGGCGAACAGGAAAAGCTCTCGGGTTCCCAGGTAGCCAGAAGCGAGCAGGCCTGACAGGCTCAGCACGCTGGCAGCCAGGAAGAAAGCCGACATGTTGGCCCTGACCAACGGTCCCTTTTCATTCTGGTAAATCAGCGCAATTGGCGGTCCACCCACGGCGGTAATCGTACCCATGTAGGTGGAAGCGGCTCCGGCCAGCACGCTGTTCCGTGCGTTGAGCGCCGGCTTGAGACCGCCAACACTGAGCGCTACGCCGGCAAGAATGAGAATGCCGAAGGTCAGTTCGAAGCCTTTGGTCGAAATCACCAGCAACGTCAGTGCTGCCAGGACTGCCCCGGCAACGCCGCCACCGATGGCAAAACGCACTTCCCTGACCTGCAATGCGCCGCGATTGCGGATCAGCATGAATACAGTGAGCAGAGTGGCATTCAGGATCAGGGGGCCGGGCACTAACACCGGGCTGATCAGGAATAGCAATGGCGCGGCCAGTGTGCCAATGCCATAGCCGGCCACGCCTTGCAGGCAGGCTCCGGCAAGAATGGCAAGGTTGGCCAGAAGAATCTGTAACAGCGACACATCTGTCAAAGGAAATCACCAAAAAGGTCAGGAGAGTAGGCCGGAGCAACGCCGGTTTGATATTGATACACTGCCGGATTACGAGCATAGCCGAAACGATCGAAGCCCGATGATTCTACAGACTGAAAATCGAAACTGCCCCTGCGGAAG from Marinobacter adhaerens HP15 encodes the following:
- a CDS encoding hotdog fold thioesterase is translated as MAIWTSTPNLEHLAKASENTAVSYMGIEYLEIGDDYVKGRMPVDERTVQPFGILHGGASVLLAETLGSMAANCCLKNPDTVAVGLDINANHIRPVTKGWVYGTARPVHIGSATQVWEILLENEEGKTTCISRLTMAVTKRPG
- a CDS encoding GGDEF domain-containing protein, whose translation is MNSGIPSLNIPAAPEGSGISEITPAEGLRAVLDNLDALVYVSDFETHELLYMNAYGRRIWGSIDGKKCWEVLQNNASPCDFCTNHLLIDSEGNPSPPHIWEFQNRLDNRWYQCRDQAIPWIDGRLVRLEIATDITDRKEMELALKEAHAKARAAALEDDLTGLHNRRAFFELGNQLLKQTRRNGSPLAIIMFDLDHFKKINDNHGHDAGDEVLRHVGRVLMSNVREADIAARIGGEEFAILLGDAHAAQASELAERLLGVMHETPVRYHDVRIRPTASFGISSLHPDEPNLENLMARADSAMYESKALGRGRVRVKP
- a CDS encoding HD-GYP domain-containing protein; translated protein: MSAPHQEIVESQVDVSELAIGMHVIRLDRPWEDTNFLIQGFVIRDQADIDALRAQCDFVFIEGRIDGAPLPKYGNGNGRKSSGLMGLFRRKQVTESEQDAHKPVPPRKRVRYINKIDAGQEMETAIIRFEEAQKTAKSIMSGLRVGRTLDLNNARTVVNHCVESVLRNENALLLLTKIKHQDEYTAEHCINVSILAAAFGKHLGLLEGEIRNLALCGLLHDVGKTRIPDEILNKPGALTPKEFDVMRHHTTHGRTILMGTSNSLNTAVDVAFSHHERMDGSGYPRGLYAQQIPYFAKIIGLVDTYDAITSNRVYDKGRASMQALEIIHKHRGTQFDEELADAFIQMIGVYPPGSIVEMVNGEVGIVVESRPEHKLKPCVLLVRESDKSVMAPYRTVDLKVSPEDASGEIYRIAREVPDGTYNIVLQEFVDQGLIVTTPRLSTGAT
- a CDS encoding sulfite exporter TauE/SafE family protein produces the protein MSLLQILLANLAILAGACLQGVAGYGIGTLAAPLLFLISPVLVPGPLILNATLLTVFMLIRNRGALQVREVRFAIGGGVAGAVLAALTLLVISTKGFELTFGILILAGVALSVGGLKPALNARNSVLAGAASTYMGTITAVGGPPIALIYQNEKGPLVRANMSAFFLAASVLSLSGLLASGYLGTRELFLFAVTFPGVFLGFWLSGKLVHRMPFEGLRPVILGIAAIAGTAALIRGLISL